A genomic stretch from Pieris brassicae chromosome 9, ilPieBrab1.1, whole genome shotgun sequence includes:
- the LOC123714634 gene encoding palmitoyltransferase ZDHHC18 isoform X2 → MASRRVTRKWEVFAGRNRFWCDGRLMTAPHPGVFLLTLALICGTCALHFAFDCPFLAVRVSAAVPAAGAALAATTLAALLRTALSDPGIIPRAPPRAREILVRGRPVKLKYCFTCKMFRPPRASHCSLCDNCVERFDHHCPWVGNCVGRRNYRYFYLFVVSLSFLCVWVFACAVAHLALLARGAGGAAAALRQSPASALAAAVCFLSVWSVLGLAGFHTYLASADRTTNEDIKGSFSSRRGVQNPNPYSRANACANCWHVLCGPLAPSLIDRRGVVPPDGHDLPPSFAAASRPPPVAFVAPPVAPLPAPISAPPRPRDAARALQATPPEAKGSSSGSYSNLFALGEEARHAYTNRSLEAGEGGAGSEAAEAGLSASRLRLLLHTTMIDAALDLDDPDPPPPHLALAP, encoded by the exons ATGGCCAGCCGGCGCGTGACGCGCAAGTGGGAGGTGTTCGCGGGGCGCAACCGATTCTGGTGCGACGGCAGGCTTATGACCGCGCCCCATCCGGGCGTCTTCTTACTCACGCTGGCCCTCATCTGCGGCACCTGTGCGCTGCACTTCGCGTTCGATTGTCCGTTCCTCGCGGTCCGCGTGTCCGCCGCCGTGCCGGCCGCCGGCGCCGCTCTGGCCGCGACCACGCTGGCCGCGCTGCTGCGCACGGCCCTGTCGGACCcgggcataatcccgcggg CGCCTCCCCGCGCTCGCGAGATCCTCGTGCGGGGTCGCCCGGTCAAGCTGAAGTACTGCTTCACGTGCAAGATGTTCCGGCCGCCGCGCGCGTCGCACTGCTCGCTGTGTGACAACTGCGTCGAGCGCTTCGACCACCACTGCCCGTGGGTAGGCAACTGCGTCGGCCGCCGCAACTACCGCTACTTCTACCTGTTCGTCGTGTCGCTGTCGTTCCTGTGCGTGTGGGTGTTCGCGTGCGCGGTGGCGCACCTGGCGCTGCTGGCGCGGGGCGCGGGCGGCGCCGCGGCGGCGCTGCGCCAGAGCCCGGCGTCGGCGCTCGCGGCCGCCGTCTGCTTCCTGTCCGTGTGGTCGGTGCTCGGGCTGGCCGGGTTCCACACGTACCTCGCCTCCGCGGACCGGACCACCAACGAGGACATCAAGGGCTCGTTCTCGTCGCGTCGCGGCGTCCAGAACCCGAATCCGTACTCGCGGGCCAACGCCTGCGCCAACTGCTGGCACGTGCTGTGCGGCCCTCTGGCGCCCAGCCTCATAGACCG ACGCGGCGTAGTCCCGCCGGACGGCCACGACCTGCCGCCGAGCTTCGCGGCGGCGTCGCGCCCGCCGCCCGTCGCGTTCGTCGCCCCGCCTGTCGCGCCGCTCCCCGCTCCGATCTCCGCGCCGCCGAGACCCCGTGACGCGGCCCGCGCGCTCCAGGCGACTCCGCCGGAGGCGAAAG GCTCGTCGTCGGGCAGCTACTCGAACCTGTTCGCGCTGGGCGAGGAGGCGAGACACGCCTACACGAACCGGTCGCTGGAGGCGGGCGAAGGGGGCGCGGGGAGCGAGGCGGCCGAGGCGGGGCTGAGCGCGTCCCGCCTGCGGCTGCTGCTGCACACTACGATGATCGACGCCGCCCTGGACCTGGACGACCCCGACCCTCCGCCGCCGCACCTCGCGCTCGCCCCGTGA
- the LOC123714634 gene encoding palmitoyltransferase ZDHHC9 isoform X1 gives MASRRVTRKWEVFAGRNRFWCDGRLMTAPHPGVFLLTLALICGTCALHFAFDCPFLAVRVSAAVPAAGAALAATTLAALLRTALSDPGIIPRAPPHEAEAAGAAEAEAGGRPPPRAREILVRGRPVKLKYCFTCKMFRPPRASHCSLCDNCVERFDHHCPWVGNCVGRRNYRYFYLFVVSLSFLCVWVFACAVAHLALLARGAGGAAAALRQSPASALAAAVCFLSVWSVLGLAGFHTYLASADRTTNEDIKGSFSSRRGVQNPNPYSRANACANCWHVLCGPLAPSLIDRRGVVPPDGHDLPPSFAAASRPPPVAFVAPPVAPLPAPISAPPRPRDAARALQATPPEAKGSSSGSYSNLFALGEEARHAYTNRSLEAGEGGAGSEAAEAGLSASRLRLLLHTTMIDAALDLDDPDPPPPHLALAP, from the exons ATGGCCAGCCGGCGCGTGACGCGCAAGTGGGAGGTGTTCGCGGGGCGCAACCGATTCTGGTGCGACGGCAGGCTTATGACCGCGCCCCATCCGGGCGTCTTCTTACTCACGCTGGCCCTCATCTGCGGCACCTGTGCGCTGCACTTCGCGTTCGATTGTCCGTTCCTCGCGGTCCGCGTGTCCGCCGCCGTGCCGGCCGCCGGCGCCGCTCTGGCCGCGACCACGCTGGCCGCGCTGCTGCGCACGGCCCTGTCGGACCcgggcataatcccgcgggcGCCGCCCCACGAGGCCGAGGCGGCCGGCGCCGCCGAGGCCGAGGCGGGTGGTCGGCCGCCTCCCCGCGCTCGCGAGATCCTCGTGCGGGGTCGCCCGGTCAAGCTGAAGTACTGCTTCACGTGCAAGATGTTCCGGCCGCCGCGCGCGTCGCACTGCTCGCTGTGTGACAACTGCGTCGAGCGCTTCGACCACCACTGCCCGTGGGTAGGCAACTGCGTCGGCCGCCGCAACTACCGCTACTTCTACCTGTTCGTCGTGTCGCTGTCGTTCCTGTGCGTGTGGGTGTTCGCGTGCGCGGTGGCGCACCTGGCGCTGCTGGCGCGGGGCGCGGGCGGCGCCGCGGCGGCGCTGCGCCAGAGCCCGGCGTCGGCGCTCGCGGCCGCCGTCTGCTTCCTGTCCGTGTGGTCGGTGCTCGGGCTGGCCGGGTTCCACACGTACCTCGCCTCCGCGGACCGGACCACCAACGAGGACATCAAGGGCTCGTTCTCGTCGCGTCGCGGCGTCCAGAACCCGAATCCGTACTCGCGGGCCAACGCCTGCGCCAACTGCTGGCACGTGCTGTGCGGCCCTCTGGCGCCCAGCCTCATAGACCG ACGCGGCGTAGTCCCGCCGGACGGCCACGACCTGCCGCCGAGCTTCGCGGCGGCGTCGCGCCCGCCGCCCGTCGCGTTCGTCGCCCCGCCTGTCGCGCCGCTCCCCGCTCCGATCTCCGCGCCGCCGAGACCCCGTGACGCGGCCCGCGCGCTCCAGGCGACTCCGCCGGAGGCGAAAG GCTCGTCGTCGGGCAGCTACTCGAACCTGTTCGCGCTGGGCGAGGAGGCGAGACACGCCTACACGAACCGGTCGCTGGAGGCGGGCGAAGGGGGCGCGGGGAGCGAGGCGGCCGAGGCGGGGCTGAGCGCGTCCCGCCTGCGGCTGCTGCTGCACACTACGATGATCGACGCCGCCCTGGACCTGGACGACCCCGACCCTCCGCCGCCGCACCTCGCGCTCGCCCCGTGA